CTTACATTTCAAGTATTGGTGATAGTTTGTGAGAAGAGCTTAAGTTCAGCTTGTCTGGTATATACGGGTAAATACTATACATTGCATAGCTCATGCGGCACTTATTTTCTTTAGAAGGACTGTGGACAATGGTGCGCCACATCGGGCTCGTTAAAGGCATTTCAATCTGCAAGTGCTATCAAAGTGTGTGTCGGGGAGTGCCAAGCTGCACCAATATGgcaacttttcacttttttactGACTGAAATGAGATACGTTGAATATCTGGAAGGAATCAAACGGTCCCCTTCGAGGAGAAGCTGAATTAAGGTGAAGGGAGGTTTTACTTGCTGCAGTAtccaaacaaagacagataaATGTGGGGTCCTAATACTCCATTACAGTATTTCTTCTGTGAAAGATGGTGTAGTGCTTGaaaattaaagaatattttaactttaatgaaACAAAGACCAACGAGGAAGGGTGGAAGTTTGGTTTCATCAAACTGAAACCTCTGAAACAGGTCACGAGATGATTAGACTTGGGAAGGTCGGTTCACACTCTTTGAAAACCTAAAGTTGAGAGTCTAAGATCAAAATCAGACTGTTTAGTGGTTCAAAGTTGATGCATGAGAAGTTTCAAGCGAAAGAAACAAGTGATTTAGAAATTTGTAGGAAACGTTCGGATGGTGACCCTCAACCTTGACGAGGCTACAGTGCTTCCTCAACAATGAAGATACATGCACACCAACGTGGAAACAAAGCTCCAAACAGTTATGATGTACCTTAGATCTCAGGTGTGACCTTTATTATTTTGTGGTGACGGTGTAACAGAAACTTtgttgttcatgtgttcatgtgacGCCTGGCCAGAAGAAGTGCTGTACGTTGGTGAAGTTGGACTGGTGTATTAACATTTTCAGTGCTCGTCCCATGTGTCTGCACGCACTGCTCTTGAAAGAGGCACCCCAACCTTCGTTGTGACTCGCGTAAGGCTCCCACGCCACCTCTTCTTCTTACGTTCAAGGTTGGGTTTATGTTCTACACATGAAGAGTTTAATTCCAAAACTTCTAAACAAGTGGTACCTACTCTAACAATGATGCTGCTTCGTAAAGGCTACTAGGTTACATAAGTCGGAAACACTTTAGCAAACCAGATCCTCACGATCTCAGAGATGATGAAGACACTAAAGTGGATATTTAAAGATTTGGAAGAGAACTCTTCACGTCCCTTTGAAGGAGACTGAATCGTTTGTAGACAGATACAGTCTTCCACCAGAGAATATAACAAATATatcaacaaacataaatatatatacaagtTTTTGTGCAGGCATACATGAGGGTGTGTAGATATGTGTGGATGAGgttgtgtgtgcgcatgttttCTCCATCGTCCATAAATATTCTGTTTctatattcattttttgttgtaatattGTGAATCTGTTTACAGTTCTTCAGTTCCACCTTAAATTAACAAGAATAAAACATACTCAAGCACAGCCACACTCCTCCACGATCATGTTGGGAACGTCCCGCTTGACGATGTTGTACTCGTCGTCAAAGTAGAGCATGGACATGGTGCTAAGCTTGGTGGGAATGCAGCAGGAGTTCATAGAGCCTGGGCTCATCCCCCGCATGCGGTACTGGTTCACCACCGCTGTGTGGAAGGACGAGGCCAAACCGGGGCCGCCTGCCATGTAGGCCGGACAGTTCCCCTCGCAATAGTTCCCAAAGTAGCCTGACGGTGCGATGATCCAGTCGTTCCAGCCAATGAGCCGGAAGTCTATGTAGAACTGTTGGCGGCAGCACAGGCTGTGGCTGCCGTCGCACTCCAGCCCCCTCTTGCGGATCCGGTGTTTGTTGTCGGCCTGCCGCGCCTGCACCACCAGGAAGGGCCGGTGGGACTCGTCGTTGTGGTTGAGCAGGATAGGCATGACGCCCTCCGCCTCGCAGCCCTCGCAACGTACGTCTAGGTTCTGGCGCCGGTCGCCCTTCTCAAACACCAACCGGACAGCGTCGGTCAGCATGAAGGTGTGCCAGCCGCTGCGCTTCAGCTCCACCCGTTTCTCCACCAGGTTCCACTTGCTGCCGAGGCCGGGCTCCTGGTAGTACACCTTCACCGTCACCTTCCGCCTCGGGCGCACCTCCAGAGGAGACGGCAGCAGCTTGAAGTAGAGCCAGAGGGTGGCCTGTGTCACGTACAGATTCTGGTTGCCCTCGTTGGAGATCAGGAAGAACAGGCTGGACTTGGACGTCACCACGTCATCTGAggaacaaacacatcacagggTTTGATTATTAATAAAGTAACCTGAGGAACAAAGACATCTGTGCCGTGTTCCCAAGCAACCaccaaaaagacatttaaatcagGTGAACAGTTGTCAGATGTCAGCTCTTCCCTATTGGAACAGTTTGAAGACCAGACGGTTGCAAAGGGGATTGAGTACCGAGGAGGGGGGTAAAGTTGGGAACAGCTTAAAGTAAGACAACAGGCCTCGGCCTCCCCTCAGTTCAGGGTGGCAGCACAGATCCTGCGGACTGTGACAGGAAGGCGTTGGGCGCTGGGCCACTTGGCCTTCGAATCAGCCCAAATATGAGACggtgtgggtgggggtgggagcTTAAGAGAGCCACGCACAAAGGTTCAAAGGCTTCGTGTTGAATGCTGCCTGAAAATGAGATCTTATGGAGCCTAACTGTCCTCACAATGAGGCCTGAGACCACGTCGACGTCGGCCAGGCAGCAACGGGAGATGCAGCAACAAACTGGAAGAATGAAGACGCAAGAGAAAGCATTTACATGACATTAGCTGCTCCTCCAAATGGTCAGaggctttttatttgtttggaaGGATTCAAACTCAAAATCAGTCAACATCTTTCAACATCTACAATCAAGTCAGAGATAAGTTCAGCTTTCCCACAACTCCTGAATACCAGAGGCTGAAAGGCCAAAAGAAAAGATTCTTTCTGTGTATTTGCAATTCATCTCTTCATTTATTGGCCGTGTGGGTTCCATCCTGTCTTTCTGCAAGCCAGTGCTCCCATTAAGGGAGGATAAAGTTTTGATCTTGAGCGGAGACATGTAAATATCTTGAGAGTACTCCCGAGTAATTGATGGTGTGATGAAACAGGACGCGGCACACTCAGGACCTGAAGCAACAGCCTCCtaaatctgctgtgttttacattttaggcATTTCATCTTGAGATGCTTACAGAGCTGCTACCTCTGATTTGAAATCCACGATGGTGGAGCATGAAGCTGAGCCAGAGACTCATGGAGCAGCTGATTGACAGCAGACCTCAACCTCCTGAGAGAAACTGAGGTTGTCAGTTTGTGAGAAGGCCGGCCGATGAACTCTTTGTGTCTTCAAACGTTTCATGaatcagctgcagctcacaTCAGTACTCTTCATATCAAAGATGAGTCAAAGTTTTCGAGGTTTCTGACGATCAAAGCGAGCCTCGGCATGTGTTACCTCATCCGTCATGAGACGAGGTAATCTCCGAGCCATTACTCAGCAGCGTGGATGTCAgatcacacactgctgctgcacaaaCCTGCAGATTACAGCGCCGCCATCAACGCACAGACAAAGGTGAGGCCGGGCTGCAGGTGCAGACTTCACAGGCTGTTCGTCTGTCATCACGTTTTTCTCGCTCACGTCTTCGGGATCAAAGCGACACGTGGAACACAAACGGACGCTGGGCAGGAGGAGGGTCCGCCCTCCAGCGACATCCAGGAGGAGTTAATTGACGTTTGAGAGCGAATTCATTCGTCACAGACGAGCAGCTGCATTGTCTGCGATGGTAATGAGGAGGTGGTGGACTCCTCACATGAACTCCTCCGTGATCGCCCGACTGTTATCTGCCGACGGTGATCAACGGAAAGTGTCAAAACACGACGTATTTATAATAAAGTCATCGTTTAAAGAAAAGGCGGCAGCTGGTCCGCTCGGCCGACGGTACATCGGACAAATATTTAGGTTTCGATTTCTTTGTGGTGACAAATGTTTAGTGAGGAATAACAGGCAGATAAATAAAGCACTGAGTCACCGCCACGCTCCGATCCCAACATCAGCAGGAAAGCGACAAATTTTACCGACaataaaaaccttaaaaacctgccgctgttttttttcttctgctgacTGTCGTCCAATGAAACGACTCGACGCGAGCTGCTTCTCTTCTCTAAGAACAGATGATTTCTCTGAGAAAAATCTGCAAAGCTTCGTCACATCAGCGACCTTCAAGGTCACTGAGATCATTTCAGCGACGacgataaataaatattcaacatgtctcgtctgtttttattcatgtcagggaaataaaaagatttcaaactctgatttacagaagaaactaaatgaaaactAAAGATGAGAAATGTGGAACAAACTAAATCAGAGTTCAACATGAACAGACGTCCACTTAGCAGCTCGTTCAGGAGCTTTTGTTCACGTTACAggatcttcatcagcagctgaTGAAGATCACACGATACGAGCGAAAGCTCCGAGTACGGAGACTGTAAGACATCGCTGTGATGTAACAAACCGagtcgctcacacacacacacacacacacacacacacacacacacacactgtgaattCTAATGGGGTGCCGGGCTGCAGGGTTCAGCCCGTCAATCTGCATTCAGGCTGCACGACGGCCGACACAAAAGCTCTGACCTTATACTGAGGGGACTGATTCAACACAGCCCTgccatgtcacacacacacacacacacacacacacacacacacactctcctggATGTAGATGTATACGCCAACGCAGacactcgtacacacacacacacagtgaagaaaacatcaataacacacacaaagacgcaCATAAAGACATGACAGGCGCACAAAGGCTCCAATACTACGACCCGAACAGTCACATGACATGGCGAACACGCTGGCGTGAAGCAGCCAGTTGTTCATGTGGAGAGTAGATGTTTCCACCGAGCGCGGCCGCCGCCTCTgccgctgccgccgccgcccGAGCGGCCAGGCGCACATGGGCGGAGCAGGTGGTGGTTGATCGCTTCCAGCCCGGCTCCTTGTCGCCGTGCCACGTCCCTGCTGACAGCCGCTCAGCGCCGCTCACCGAGCCAACTGGCAGGCACGGCGCCGAGGTGGAAGGTCTGCAACACAGCGgccacagagagaaacagctgaGACTAAAAGGCTCCCAGCGGGGAGCGAACCTCTGCCACACCGAGCCGGGCTGTTTTCGAGGAACGCCAACACAACACTGGGGGAGACGCCAGGAGGCCCAGATGTCCCATTTTCTCTCTGGCACATGAACGCAGCCTGGCTGAAGGTTGTAAATTACAGCTCCCAAAGTGAGTTTGAACGCAGCACgccaacaacacaaactttgATTCAGAGGCTCGACAGGAAGTGACGCACTGCAGGTACAACAGCagcctgcttttattttggcggggTTTCAGGCCCCTGGATCAACATCTGTTCAACATCAGCAtgttccctcacacacacacacacacacacacacacacacacacacacagtgaacttaAATGTGACTCAGTTCAAAGTGAATTTGCGGGTCCTTCACGCACCTTTCTCCGCAAAGCTGATGATCTCCGAGCTCTCCTCCAGCACCTCGTTGCTCATCGGGTGTCCGTCCAGGTTGGGGATCTCCACCCTCCCATCCTCACGCACCTTCCCGGCGTGGAGCTTCCGCAGCGCCGTCACCATGGCCGCCCTCGAGACCGGGTGCGTGATGTTGGGCCTCTCCCGCATCTGTAGCCTGCTCAGGATGTGCCTCTTCACCGCCTCCAGGAAGTCCACGTTCAGCCGGCCCGACTCGGGGTCCTCCGGCTGTGCCACGCCGCACGACGCGCAGGTATCCTTGGACGCCGTGTGCGCCTCCGCCTCGGTCCCGGGCGCAGCGGTGCAGCGGATGGAGAGGACGCAAGCCACGAAGAGTGCTAGTCTGAGGAGCCAGCTACTCATTTTCCGTCTGAGGAGGAGTAGAAGCACTCGGTTCCCTCTTGTGTCAGAGTTCAGATCCTAAAAACAAAGATGAGGCTCACAGATCCGCTCAGCCTCGAGCTGTCTCCATGCGTAACGGCGCTCTGACGCACTCTCTCTGTCCACAGTAACTCGATGAAGATGTGCAGgagatgtttttattacattgttTTATGGTTGTCTTTGGTCATTGTCAGCAGCCTGTCAGCGGCGGGAAGCAGAGTCCGGTTATTCCGGTTCGTGTGGACTGCAAGTTTGGAGCGTGTTCACGCGGACAGCATCACCTCTGTCATGGTTTGTTTTCAGCATCAGCCCAGCTGGAAGTCTCCCAGGAACATACTCCACACTCCGACAAGAACCGAGCCCGAACGCTGAGGGGACATGGTGAAAGTTCACTCCATCAGTGTGCTCCTCAGGAAACTCTTCAGCATCCTCACAGACGTGTCAGGCGGGGCTCGTGACTCCCGGTGTGCTGCTGCCGGAGTGCCGATGCGcaattaagaagaagaagatgatgatgaaggtgatgatgaggatgatgatgatgaggtggaggcggaggaggagaaggaggaggaggagaggaggagggaggtgtgCCAGTGAGCGCACCGAGGAGCGTTTCCATTCTGGCGTCTGAGACTCGGAGCCGCCACACACCGAAAAGTTTTATATACAGGGGGGGTGCAAAGCAGGCGGGCGGGGcttagaggagagagagcgagaggggggCGGTGTCAATGCAACTCCCActgaagacacagaaacaccacCCGGACAGAAGAGGAGTCAAATGTGAAGCACGAAAAGACAAGAATAAAGTCAAGATGAGTCCatgccacaacctgcagttcctctaacgtccacctgaggctggctccagaagtgagtcagtctccataagtccccatgttagacagcagaaataaacatgtttacagcctggtacaaaaaacagttttggtctctgtagctaatttccccgttcatgacaactgtactgagggtgaatttatatacaactcacctgttcacattatattaaggcttaaagttaggCAGGATAATGACTGACAGgtgatattaagacttaaagtcCTGCAGCCTGTTTCAGGCTGATTCTCTAAACAAACAGTTTCTCTCCATGCTGATCATCAAGACGACGTCCGAGCATGCAAACTGAGCATGTCTATTCAAATCCACACGATCCTCGACAGCTCGGCCTGACGGGTGTCTCCAGTTTGAGACGTCCGGACATTTGTTagtaaaaactgcaaaaaacaaatgaactgaGTCACAAACAGAGACGATGAGCTGAggcgacctttgacctctgagcTGCTGATTATCATAGGACAACAACAAGGTGAGGTGTAGAGACAGGTGAGCTCTGCTCTCTTCAGTTTTATTGAAATCACGTCCACAGAGTCAGAAcacgagctgctgctgctgtttgggcCAAAACGTGGATTTAAAAGTTTCCACAGAAactgtgtgtcacatttaatgaAGTCAGAGAGCCCAAAGACAAAACACTCAACACAACTTAAATCACTCAGAGGACGCTCAGTGTGTGAGCTGCACAAAGTGATGAAAGAGCGCCACCTTTGGTCCAAACACCGGAACTACacgcagctgctgcagctgcacgtGACCTCTGATAACCTGAAACAaccagaataaaataaaaaatgaactgtgATCATGTTTGCAGCTGTCTGATCATTTAAAGAaagaatatgaaacattttctgatccAGCATCTCTgacattatattattactataattattattatatataagaGAATTTTGACccgtttctttgttttatataattataaattaaatatttgtgtgtttggacaaaacaaaacatttaaagacgtcactttaaaaaataaatccttacgggttttattatatgtttatattagggaagacataaataaataaatgcataaataaaataaaaaataagtaatttaaaaatataaaataaataaattcaaaaataaataaataaataaacggaCAGATAAGGAATTCCGTGACGTCACATCCTGAACgtgcagagaggagggaaacattAGGATGTATCACTCCGCGTCTGTTTCCGGTGTTCGCCTCACTgtagtttaaagaaaaaagtaacGAAAAGCTTCGTGTAACGTAAAATACCAACACTGGTGTGAGTGAGTATTTAAATCCTAAAGTAATTAGAGTATCAGTCTGCGTCATGTCTTTATAACGTGCCGTCTGTGGCTGTATTTCAGCCAACCGTTAAATCCGTTGCCCTGGTAACGGCCACGCTAACGGCCGGAGTGACGCCTCCTCTCGCGCGCACACGATCTTCGTCTGAGTCCGGGTACAAGCTGGGGCGGCGGCGGCGAGTCTCCCGGTCAACTCGGTAAAAGTTGAGTTGTGTGTCGGTGTATGGCGGATTTCTCAGCGCGCGACAGTCAAACACGTTAGCAGGTGAGTTACGTAACTTGTTTCCGGTGGCTTAACCCACCGGAGACGTTTTTAACGGCCGTTTGTCGGTGAACTCCTCCCGGGGGGAGAACGCGTTATCTACCGCTGGCTAGCTATCGGTGTCTGTGACTGATTCTCCGAGCAGCCAATGGGAGCAGCGGTACGCACGACTTCATCCAATCAGAGGCGGGTTTGAGGCTGAAGGCGGGAACCGGTGTGTGTGGAGTGTATAAAGTTGTGAGGAAGCTGGAGGAGTGTTGACAGTTCCTCTTTCAGCGGCAGCAGCCATGTTGACCGTTTATCTTTATTACTTTGACTTCCCGCTCTTTTTACTTTGACTTCCCGCTCTTATTACTTTGACTTCCCGCTCTTACTCCGGCTGGCGGCCTGAAGCGACATGTTCCACCCGCATGTCGGTGTCCTTCCGGCGGCAGCCCGCACTGAAGGCACGCCGTGAAAGGTCACTGACAGGCGGGCTCGGTCCAGCTGCTGCCCGGCACCGTGTTTACACTGGCTGCTTATCACAGGCTGtgcctccaccctccacctctgctctgtcttcaaGGTGTTTCAGGAGTCCTGGAAAACCTGGAGCACAGTCAAATGTCAGGTTAATGTCCTGGAAAATgattccagcagctgtcagtgagATGAGCAGAGGAGCCTAAAACCAGGTGAAGTCTGCGGAGTCAGAGACAGGTCACAGACACTGACTAACGAGCCGTCTGTTAACGAGTAACATCAGTGACTCCACAAACGAGCAGGAACTCACAACACACAGCGatgacacacaacaacaacaacaacaacaacatcatgcacagctggaaacataataaacattcaACTAAACGTATATCTATCTGTCTCTGCTGGTCCCTGCTGGTCcctgctggtctctgctggtcccTGCTTGTCTCCGCTGATCTCCGCTGGTCcctgctggtctctgctggtcccTGCAGGCCAGAACCATGGCCTCCGGTAAGAACAAGAACCAGACCTCCCTGGCTCTCCATAAGGTGATCATGGTGGGCAGCGGCGGCGTGGGAAAGTCCGCCCTCACACTGCAGTTCATGTACGACGAGGTGAGACTTCAGCACTACGTTTCCCATGAGCCCTCGCTGTTTCTGCGTTCCGTCACATAACCGCTGTTCTCCTCTCAGTTCGTGGAGGACTACGAGCCCACCAAGGCCGACAGCTACAGGAAGAAGGTGGTGCTGGACGGCGAGGACGTTCAGATCGACATCCTGGACACGGCGGGGCAGGAGGACTACGCCGCCATCAGAGACAACTACTTCCGCAGCGGGGAGGGCTTCCTGCTCGTCTTCTCCATCACCGAGCACGAGTCCTTCACCGCCACGTCCGAGTTCAGGTTGGTTTGCTCTCCGCCTGCGTCTCCTGTTCTTTAACAGGTGGAGGTAAcgtggtgtttgtgtgcagggaGCAGATCCTcagggtgaaggaggaggaggccatcCCTCTGCTGCTGGTCGGGAACAAGTCGGACCTGGAGGAGCGCCGGCAGGTCTCTGCCGACGAGGCCACGGGCAAGGCCGGAGAGTGGGGGGTGCAGTACGTGGAGACGTCGGCCAAGACGAGGGCCAACGTGGACAAGGTACGCAACCACGACAATGATGTCCACCTGTCTCGTGTCTCTCAGGTGTTAACGTTGTCCACCTGTCTCGTGTCTCTCAGGTGTTCTTCGACCTGATGCGGGAGGTCCGTAAGAAGAAGATGTCGGAGAGCAAAGGCCAGAACGGGCCGagcgggaagaagaagaagaagccgtGCTGCATCCTTTAACCTCGAGGTGACGGCCGAGGTGACAAAGTGCCAAACCCGAGCAGCAGCCAGACGGACTGATCCGAACTGAAACACTCACTTCATCCACACCTGGCGGCTCCGCGCTCACACCTGCACGTTGAATTCACACCACAACAAGTATTTCTGTCCACATGTATGAACACGTGTTCGAGGTCACTCCATCACtgcgtctgtctgtcgtctggtACTTTCCTGTTTCTGCTTCCTCTTTATGTGGCCAGAAGTATGTGGACACTGAGCCAGCCGGCTCAGGTCATAACCAATATCTGTATTATAATAATGCATCAAATCAACCTCCAGACAATGATCAGCTGCTCCTCACGGACACGAAACACAGACGCTGTCAGACTAACcgaggaggtggtggagccCAAACACGGAGTTAATAAAAAGAGTGATGCTGTGTTAACATTAGTGTTTGGACAGAGGTGTCCACATACTTATGGCCATAAACTACATGTTCATGTGTTCGTTCTTTGCCTTCATCGTTCTGTTCAGAAGTTCAGCTGCAGCGCCGGAGATGAGAAACAGATCCGGATCACGGATACGTAATCACGTAATCGTCGTTATAATCATATAAAACTTATAGAACATAATAAATGATCACGCTGTAAATATTATAACAGTATTGTTGTGTAAAacaagtttgatttatttataacGTGAAAATATCTGATAACATGTAATTACGTTAACGTAACGTGTCATTaagatttttatgttattacctgaaactttaaatgtttaataacaAGAAAAGTTTCTTGTAACGTGAAAACATCGTCATAACAAAGTTTAAAGTTCTAACGAGTTTGTACGTTCTCATAACTTGATATGTCTTACGTTCTAACGCTGGTCTGTCTCTTCGCCGGCGTGTCCGCTCTGGGCTTCCGTACTCCTGaatgttttgagttttctgTGTGATGGCAGACTCGACGTGAGCTGAAGGATCGTCGGTCGGTCCGGACGCTCATGTGACTTTTTGTGCCTTAAAAACTCGTTTGTGCTGGTTTTTATTTCCGTCTGTCTCACATTCCTGATATATATGATGGATAACTATGTAACGACGACACTTCCAGACACTCCTTTTGTATGAAAGCTTTATTCTTCACTTCCCTGACGAacacaaatataatttataatcaAGTTTAAAGGGAACGGACTATTTAAATCACTGATCAGGAGCTTTGTATTTCTGCTCTGGAGGGACTCGTGGTGTTTGTGTGGTCGGCCGCGGACAGACTCAGCGGTTTGATAATTAAACAGAGTCTGACGGACGCGTGGCCTGTTTTTAATGAGTCGCATCCATCAAACATGTCGAACAGCATGGAAACGTTCTTACAAGTCCGAGGAACCAAAGGTAACACAGAGACGTTTTACTCAACATGCAgaaatgtgatgtttgtctgtgattCTCCATGAAGATGTAcccaacaaacaaacttcagagCTCGGttctatatttaatattaaagaaTCTGTAATTAAACGAGCTTTTTATGGGTTGAATTTGTGAAACTTGCTCgttaaaacaatcaaacaaatacaaattattGGTGTTTGTCTTTATTAACAAGGTGGAAGTTACACAGATGATTGTAACTTCATTCAGATATTCTCCATCTGGAaccaaaatattaaattaaagaagatttaaataaaattttaatgtCAATGAGTTAATGAGCACATTAGTGATTCGTCATTTGTCCACCAGGTGGCGCCTCTGACTGACAGACTTCATCAAAACATGAAGAAGTGATGATTTCTGCTCAGATTTCACAGTTTTATGAAGTTTATTTCACAGAAGTACTTCAGTACTCAGAGTATCCTCAGGTAAAAGTACTCAGTGTTTTCCTGTTGGTTCATTTGAGCTGCAGGCTGCTCAGATCAGGTGGTCACGTGTTGAGAAGAAGTGACTGACAGCAGTGGAAGTGTGAGAATCTAAAGCTGTCGTCTTTCAGTGATTCAGGTCGGACTCGTCTGACGGCAGCAGCTCTCCTGTCTGATTAAATTCATCAGCTGATGAGAGGATGACTGACGCAGACTTCCTCGTGCAGATGCTTCGTGTTTGGCTGCAGTTCAGATGTGACACTCGTCAACCTCGACTctgaaaaactacaacaacaatggTCGCTTTGTGTCAGTCACTGCTGCAGTCAGGACTTCAGTGCAGAACACacgtatatatttatatgtacagtacatacagactgtacttgtacttgagtatttacTACACCTGGAGGTAAGTGACTTCTTCATTTCCTGTTCACCTTCCTTttactttgtttaaaaaagtcTTCAAACCCTCCCAGAGTGAAAAtcctttgtctctttgtttctctgagtTTTCCTGAAATCTTGGCGCTCGCATTGACTGAAGGGAAGCTGTGTTTGGGTTGTAAAGGTCAGAGGTCTTCCTGAGCTTTCAAGCACGCTCCATGTCTTCATGCAGTGGACTCGTCCTCGGCAGTGGCAGCATAGAGTGAGCTCATGTCGCTAATCCTCTTACAGtaatgcagctgctgctgagctcGACACGACGGACGCTGCTCGTGCAGACATTCAGAACCGGGACGGGACTTTTGGACGCTTCGTGATCGTCCT
This is a stretch of genomic DNA from Larimichthys crocea isolate SSNF chromosome XIX, L_crocea_2.0, whole genome shotgun sequence. It encodes these proteins:
- the LOC104931304 gene encoding inhibin beta B chain: MSSWLLRLALFVACVLSIRCTAAPGTEAEAHTASKDTCASCGVAQPEDPESGRLNVDFLEAVKRHILSRLQMRERPNITHPVSRAAMVTALRKLHAGKVREDGRVEIPNLDGHPMSNEVLEESSEIISFAEKDDVVTSKSSLFFLISNEGNQNLYVTQATLWLYFKLLPSPLEVRPRRKVTVKVYYQEPGLGSKWNLVEKRVELKRSGWHTFMLTDAVRLVFEKGDRRQNLDVRCEGCEAEGVMPILLNHNDESHRPFLVVQARQADNKHRIRKRGLECDGSHSLCCRQQFYIDFRLIGWNDWIIAPSGYFGNYCEGNCPAYMAGGPGLASSFHTAVVNQYRMRGMSPGSMNSCCIPTKLSTMSMLYFDDEYNIVKRDVPNMIVEECGCA
- the LOC104931303 gene encoding ras-related protein ralB-A — translated: MASGKNKNQTSLALHKVIMVGSGGVGKSALTLQFMYDEFVEDYEPTKADSYRKKVVLDGEDVQIDILDTAGQEDYAAIRDNYFRSGEGFLLVFSITEHESFTATSEFREQILRVKEEEAIPLLLVGNKSDLEERRQVSADEATGKAGEWGVQYVETSAKTRANVDKVFFDLMREVRKKKMSESKGQNGPSGKKKKKPCCIL